A single region of the Coregonus clupeaformis isolate EN_2021a chromosome 40, ASM2061545v1, whole genome shotgun sequence genome encodes:
- the LOC121554826 gene encoding transmembrane protein 177, with product MASPFLKYAVMVQKYRTPLLIAGCGGVFAAQMFYHLFPENTYRKLYQAWNKGEPASLSQKLESVFKQVLKDSDVGAPNGYSAFASFGFHPVGAGVPWLPSGAQIGIPANFNSTPDDPAGITNRTILINGEKVEWDSVIGTALKDALVFSPEAQKFAVAREVARLEVGGPVLNAAVAPFCLAGVMVYSVTLKQIFGLHAGPVIIRGVVNVVALGLGAVSYFLTSDAVSQWLDYKSDRHAAGLSKDYAKGGVEFYNKILSRNKTLRSLMGQKGEEMYAPSGNLFPAHLLRLKHAPYTSRRDGIVGLLKEEKA from the coding sequence ATGGCTTCTCCATTTCTGAAGTATGCCGTGATGGTACAGAAGTACCGGACGCCGCTGCTCATCGCCGGTTGCGGTGGGGTGTTTGCGGCCCAAATGTTCTACCACTTATTCCCAGAGAACACTTACAGGAAGCTGTACCAGGCCTGGAACAAAGGAGAACCAGCCAGCCTCTCTCAGAAGCTGGAGAGTGTCTTCAAACAGGTGCTGAAGGATTCTGACGTGGGCGCCCCTAATGGTTATAGTGCCTTCGCGTCGTTTGGCTTCCACCCTGTTGGGGCTGGCGTACCCTGGCTGCCCTCCGGTGCCCAGATTGGCATTCCTGCCAACTTCAACAGCACGCCGGATGACCCGGCTGGCATCACCAACCGCACCATACTCATCAACGGCGAGAAGGTGGAGTGGGACAGTGTCATCGGCACAGCCCTGAAGGATGCGCTGGTGTTCTCCCCAGAGGCTCAGAAGTTTGCCGTGGCGAGGGAGGTAGCTCGTCTTGAGGTGGGCGGGCCTGTGCTGAATGCGGCTGTAGCTCCATTCTGCTTGGCCGGAGTGATGGTCTACTCGGTGACCCTGAAGCAGATCTTCGGCCTCCACGCTGGGCCTGTGATCATCAGGGGCGTAGTGAATGTAGTGGCACTAGGCCTGGGAGCTGTGTCTTACTTCCTGACCTCCGACGCTGTCAGCCAATGGCTGGACTACAAATCAGACCGTCATGCTGCAGGCCTGTCCAAGGACTATGCCAAGGGAGGGGTGGAGTTCTACAACAAGATCCTCTCCCGGAACAAGACGCTACGTTCGCTGATGGGCCAGAAGGGGGAGGAGATGTATGCGCCCAGCGGCAACCTGTTCCCTGCTCACCTGCTAAGACTGAAGCACGCTCCCTACACCTCCAGGAGGGACGGCATTGTGGGCCTACTCAAGGAAGAGAAGGCCTAA